Proteins encoded by one window of Chryseobacterium foetidum:
- a CDS encoding glycoside hydrolase family 43 protein: protein MTNKIFNILSITAFSIASTYLTAQEKPYVSEVWTADQGKNYRNPILYADYSDPDVTRVGDDYYMTASSFNEAPGLPILHSKDMVNWKLVNYAIQDVLPKEHFSVPRRGDAVWAPAIRFHKGEFYIYWGDPDFGIYMVKTKDPLGKWDEPVLVMEGKGLIDSCPFWDEDGQAYLVHGWAGSRAGVKSLLSLNKMNPEGTKVLDKGVHIFDGHDAHPTVEGPKMYKRNGYYYIFAPAGGVATGWQLVLRSKNIYGPYEDKIVLEQGKTKINGPHQGAWVDTPSGEDWFYHFQDVDAGGRIVHLQPMKWEKDWPVMGIDNDKNGIGEPVLTYKKPNVGKTYPVVTPAETDEFDGEKLGLQWQWSANENIVWSSKLPGQKFLRLFSMKMAENDKNLWNVPNLLTQKFPAPNFVASTKVKLTPEDAKEGKTAGLLLMGIDHASIVITNKTDGYYVQLRKAEKAEKGGEEKVLFETKLKSNEAYFKVNVSEPNGICTFSYSENGKNFIKAGEPFQAKPGKWIGAKVGLYSVSTQKANRGGYADFEYFRITKN from the coding sequence ATGACAAACAAAATTTTTAATATACTTTCAATCACCGCATTTTCAATTGCATCAACATATTTGACCGCACAGGAAAAACCTTACGTTTCAGAAGTCTGGACTGCCGATCAGGGAAAAAATTACAGAAACCCGATCTTATACGCAGATTATTCAGATCCGGACGTTACGCGTGTTGGTGATGATTATTATATGACCGCTTCAAGTTTCAACGAAGCTCCTGGATTGCCAATTCTTCATTCAAAAGATATGGTCAACTGGAAATTGGTGAACTACGCCATTCAGGATGTTTTGCCGAAAGAACATTTTTCCGTTCCAAGAAGAGGTGACGCCGTTTGGGCTCCCGCAATACGTTTCCACAAAGGTGAATTTTACATTTACTGGGGCGATCCTGACTTCGGAATTTACATGGTTAAAACCAAAGATCCGCTTGGAAAATGGGACGAGCCCGTTTTGGTAATGGAAGGAAAAGGTTTAATCGATTCATGCCCGTTTTGGGACGAGGACGGACAGGCCTATTTAGTTCACGGTTGGGCAGGAAGCCGCGCCGGAGTGAAAAGTTTGCTGTCATTAAATAAAATGAATCCTGAAGGAACAAAAGTTTTAGATAAAGGTGTTCATATTTTCGATGGTCACGATGCTCATCCTACCGTTGAAGGTCCAAAAATGTACAAAAGAAACGGCTACTACTACATTTTCGCTCCGGCGGGAGGTGTTGCCACAGGATGGCAGTTGGTTTTAAGATCAAAAAATATTTACGGTCCGTACGAAGACAAAATTGTTCTTGAGCAGGGAAAAACAAAAATCAACGGTCCGCATCAGGGAGCGTGGGTGGATACGCCTTCGGGAGAAGACTGGTTCTATCATTTTCAGGATGTGGATGCAGGTGGAAGAATTGTGCATTTGCAGCCGATGAAATGGGAAAAAGACTGGCCTGTCATGGGAATCGACAACGATAAAAATGGTATCGGCGAACCGGTTTTAACTTATAAAAAACCAAACGTTGGGAAAACATATCCTGTCGTAACTCCAGCTGAAACGGATGAGTTTGATGGTGAAAAATTAGGTTTACAATGGCAATGGAGCGCCAACGAAAACATTGTTTGGTCATCGAAACTTCCCGGACAGAAATTTCTGAGATTATTCTCCATGAAAATGGCAGAAAACGATAAAAACCTTTGGAACGTTCCGAATCTTTTAACCCAAAAATTTCCAGCACCGAATTTTGTCGCTTCCACGAAAGTTAAATTGACTCCCGAAGATGCTAAAGAAGGAAAAACTGCCGGACTTTTACTAATGGGAATAGATCACGCATCGATTGTCATCACCAATAAAACAGACGGATATTATGTTCAGTTAAGAAAAGCGGAAAAGGCTGAAAAAGGTGGCGAGGAAAAAGTTTTATTTGAAACAAAATTGAAATCAAACGAAGCCTATTTTAAAGTTAATGTCAGCGAGCCGAACGGAATTTGCACGTTCAGCTACAGCGAAAACGGTAAAAATTTCATCAAAGCAGGTGAACCATTCCAGGCGAAACCCGGAAAATGGATTGGTGCCAAAGTGGGATTATATTCAGTAAGCACGCAGAAAGCAAATCGTGGTGGCTACGCAGATTTTGAATATTTCAGAATAACAAAAAATTAA
- a CDS encoding glycoside hydrolase family 88/105 protein has protein sequence MSFINQKLKIYAVAVLGSGMFLACAQTKTATAAKVTTQTAKSGKVVPTNLKWSERMMLSEMQRFPEAWMLDFSKSPKWTYPSAIVLDGAEQLYIKTGKKEYYDYISGFGETLIKDDGTIVTYDLDKYNIDMLNSGNVLLYLYEKEKKDKYLKALQTLRLQIDGQPRTNEGSFWHKKIYPYQVWLDGLYMGMPFYTHYTKDFVKGADAQKAYDDIVMQFDSVQKNLLDKKTGLLYHAWDESKEQAWADKQTGLSPNFWGRAMGWYGMAMVDVLDYLPKDHPGRARIISYIKSYSDAVIKYQDKKSGLWYQVLDKPLANGNYEEATASAMFVYTMIKSVNKGYLPKSYKTAAKKGYDGIIKNLITVDENGVVNLNKCCAVAGLGGKPYRDGSYEYYVNEEIRSNDGKGTGPFILASLEFEK, from the coding sequence ATGAGTTTTATTAATCAAAAATTAAAAATATACGCTGTTGCGGTTTTAGGCTCGGGAATGTTCCTTGCCTGTGCACAGACAAAAACGGCAACGGCTGCAAAAGTTACTACGCAAACTGCAAAATCCGGAAAAGTAGTTCCTACCAACCTGAAATGGTCAGAGAGAATGATGCTTTCTGAAATGCAGCGTTTCCCTGAAGCTTGGATGCTTGATTTCAGCAAAAGTCCGAAATGGACCTACCCTTCAGCAATTGTTTTGGACGGAGCTGAGCAGCTTTACATTAAAACAGGCAAAAAAGAATACTACGATTACATCAGCGGTTTCGGCGAAACTTTGATTAAAGATGACGGTACCATCGTAACCTACGACCTTGACAAGTACAACATCGATATGTTGAACAGTGGAAACGTATTGCTTTATCTTTACGAAAAAGAGAAAAAAGACAAGTATCTGAAAGCACTTCAAACTTTACGTTTGCAAATCGACGGACAGCCGAGAACAAATGAAGGTTCTTTCTGGCACAAAAAAATCTATCCTTATCAGGTTTGGCTGGATGGTTTGTACATGGGAATGCCTTTCTATACGCATTATACGAAAGATTTCGTAAAAGGTGCCGACGCTCAGAAAGCGTATGACGATATCGTGATGCAGTTTGATTCTGTTCAGAAAAATCTTTTAGACAAAAAAACAGGATTACTTTACCACGCATGGGATGAGAGCAAAGAACAGGCATGGGCAGATAAACAAACCGGACTTTCGCCGAATTTCTGGGGAAGAGCCATGGGCTGGTACGGAATGGCGATGGTAGACGTTTTGGATTATTTACCGAAAGACCATCCGGGAAGAGCGAGAATTATTTCTTACATCAAGTCGTATTCTGACGCAGTTATCAAATATCAGGATAAAAAATCAGGACTTTGGTATCAGGTTTTGGATAAGCCATTGGCAAACGGAAACTATGAAGAAGCAACGGCTTCAGCCATGTTTGTGTACACAATGATAAAGTCTGTAAACAAAGGGTATTTGCCTAAATCATACAAAACCGCCGCTAAAAAAGGTTACGACGGAATCATCAAAAATCTAATCACAGTTGATGAAAATGGCGTTGTGAATTTAAATAAATGTTGTGCTGTTGCCGGTTTGGGAGGAAAACCTTACAGAGACGGTTCTTACGAATACTACGTGAATGAAGAAATCCGTTCGAATGACGGAAAAGGAACAGGACCGTTTATTTTGGCAAGTTTGGAATTTGAAAAATAA
- a CDS encoding DUF4861 domain-containing protein, whose amino-acid sequence MSEKLRSNIFKLILAGAVFAAGPSFAQKNAIEKIRKNPKAPFSYAELSIKDGGKWQGNEYLGGTFKNVNELQLPAEHTDHSYYIRYEGIGLENNQIGYRLYLDWRNATDIFGKKVNTLVLPEVGQDGFETYHHDAPWGQDILKSGRTIGVGSYGRYDEQNDFVETFKTVKTTTAKVFNENDKSFATIDYKGWKTWGKAVDLQSKLTIFNRDRFVKVDLNLNETISGLCTGIVAFKDIPMKEAVSKNKKWGYIATYGTQTLAKKEDNLGMVIFYPIGNLDKIVKTKSTHVVVFKKTKNVSYYFMGAWSQEPNGIKTEEEFYKDLDKKLEILDNNNQL is encoded by the coding sequence ATGTCAGAAAAATTAAGATCAAACATATTCAAACTTATACTCGCGGGGGCTGTTTTTGCAGCCGGTCCATCTTTCGCACAAAAAAATGCGATTGAGAAAATCCGTAAAAACCCTAAAGCTCCTTTCTCCTACGCAGAATTATCTATAAAAGACGGCGGAAAATGGCAAGGCAACGAGTACCTTGGCGGAACTTTCAAAAATGTTAACGAATTACAGCTTCCTGCTGAACACACTGACCATTCTTACTACATCAGATACGAAGGAATAGGTTTGGAAAACAATCAAATCGGCTACAGATTATATTTAGACTGGAGAAATGCCACAGATATTTTTGGTAAAAAAGTGAATACGTTGGTTTTGCCGGAAGTCGGACAGGACGGTTTTGAAACGTATCATCACGATGCGCCCTGGGGACAGGATATTCTGAAATCTGGCCGTACCATCGGTGTTGGTTCTTACGGAAGATATGACGAGCAGAATGATTTTGTCGAAACTTTTAAAACCGTAAAAACTACAACCGCAAAAGTTTTTAATGAAAACGATAAATCTTTCGCAACCATCGACTATAAAGGCTGGAAAACGTGGGGAAAAGCAGTTGATCTTCAATCCAAACTGACGATTTTTAACAGAGACCGTTTTGTGAAGGTTGATTTGAATTTAAATGAAACCATTTCAGGATTATGCACCGGAATTGTCGCGTTCAAAGATATTCCCATGAAAGAGGCGGTTAGTAAAAACAAAAAATGGGGTTATATTGCAACGTACGGAACGCAGACTTTGGCTAAAAAAGAAGACAATCTGGGAATGGTGATCTTCTACCCTATCGGAAATTTAGATAAAATTGTAAAAACAAAATCGACTCACGTTGTGGTTTTCAAAAAGACCAAAAATGTTTCGTATTACTTTATGGGAGCGTGGTCGCAGGAACCCAACGGAATAAAAACCGAAGAAGAATTTTACAAAGATTTAGATAAAAAACTAGAAATTTTAGATAATAACAATCAACTTTAA